Genomic window (Daucus carota subsp. sativus chromosome 5, DH1 v3.0, whole genome shotgun sequence):
ATTATGATGTATCTTAGATACATTCTCATAATTAGCTCCAGTCAGTAACTTAATGCTATCATCAAGGCTACAAAAACATGAAGAAACTTGTAAAAAAAGATCAAGGAATGAAGGGATAAAGTAAACCagtaattaaaaagaaaaaagaatactAATAGGAATTGAcaatatgaaaaagaaaaatttccTTGCCCGTAGTATCAAAATCAGTTTAGACGGATAAACCATCTTCCAGATgatgacttgctaatttttctTTGAAAACTAAATTTTATAGAATTCAGTAGTCCTAAAAGTTAAGCCATTGAAATATATGCAACACTTCCTATCAATTTGTTCACAAATGGGAACAGAgaagtttaaatatatttagtcAATAACTAGAAGGTTTAACACCGCCGAGCAACAACCAAACAATGCATCAAAATTagctgttttaaaaaaaatccaatctCATGGAAAGGTTAAGGTGTATATATCTCAAATACTCTACCGTTATCAAGCCAAAAGAAAGCATATTCATGTGTGTGTGGTCCATCCAAGGAGCAGCCTgattagaataattatttactttGATCTGGTCAAgtatgttaatatttttataattacatagACAAATAGAtaagtataaaaatattatgtaaccTCACATTCACATACCTAGTTGTAGCAAGAATACTTCCTGAAGGTGAAAAGTAAGCAGCATGCACAGCCCTTTCATGGTTGACAGTGTTCAGAGCTTCTGCTTTGTCTGCTACAACCTTTCTCAAATCCCATATGCAGGCAGTCCCATCAGAAGAACTCGTGGCCATCATATTAGTATTACATGCATTGAAGTGAATGCTGTTGATCCTAGTTTCATGCAAACCCCAAGAAGATGAAGGTTTTCCTGTTCTTCCATCCCAAATATTAAGTTCTCCCCGACCTTCACTAAAATATAAGGAGTTCACATCATCTGCCCTCTGAGCAATAGAGTAAATGCTATCAGCACCGCTATATGCTAGATCAAACATCTCCTTCTCAACATCCATCAACCGTATAAAACCATCGTAACAGCAAGTAAACATCTGTTAACAAATTCACAAAAGTAACtaacataaaaaaacaaatacagTGTAAAAATCCCGGTCAGAAGGATCATTCATAATGTCTCAAATAGAACATAGCACAATGTGTTTTAACTCCTACTTGAGTATTACACCATATAAACAAATCAGAACGATGTTATATTAAATATCTAGAAAGTTTGGAGGAAAACCATACCTTAAACGTAGAAAATGGCTGAACTACGATCCCCGAAACTGGAGAAGAATGTGGCTGATAAACATAAATCCCATCCGATTCATCCACACAATCAACATTCCAAAACCCAACATTTCCAAACTTATTCCCAACCACAACCATTCTCCTATCCACAGACGGAAACACACGTACAGACAAAATTCTCCCAGGAACAACCCGCGCAACATTCCCTTCTTCCAAACTCATTGTATCCAGACCCTTAATCTCCTTCCCCTCACAACCTCCTTCCAAACCATCACCACCACTATCTCTCGAACCCTTTGAAACATTTAGCATTGTCTCAACAAATTTCCGATCCTCCGATTCTTTACCAACATACACATCTCTCATACTAATCGGGCCTAATTCTCGACTCGAGTCAACAGTTTTCACCTTTTTATTGGGACTAGACCCTATAGTTTTTGCCTTTTTATTGGGAGTTTCAGTATAATCGTCTTTAAGACCACCCGCAGACAGTTCATCGGGTTTAATCCCACGCGAACGTAGTGAACGCCTAATTACAATCGGACTCTCACCCTTAACTTTCTTCTTAGGGCTTACTTTGTAACTCTTAGTCTTAGCCCTAACAAATCAcataattataaacaaaatcaaaatcacaatcGAATAATTcagtattaaaattaaatgattagTGTGTGGCCgagtgagagagagagcggGAGAGAGAGGCGAGGAAGAGAGGGGTGAGAGAGACGAGAGGAGGGatgggagagagaggggaggggggaaggggggagggggagagagagggagaggggagagaaagatgagagagagagatgggagagggagagggagagagggagagaggggggggtgAGATGTACCTTTGAGATTTAGCAGACGATGATAGATCGTTGAGTGTGGAGTGGATTTTGAGAGAGGCGAGCACTTCAGCATTGCGTTTGATGTTATCGAGCCTTTTACGCTCGTAGTCTGTGAGTTTTTTGGGTGCCATTAGCGCTTAGTTGCAGAGAGAAATGAAGATGAAGACTCGTGTCGGATGTACAAGACACAGTTTGGCGGGAAAAAACCCCAAACAAGCGGGAAAATAGGGGTTTTATAGAGGGAAAATGAAGTGATGCAGAGTTTTTGTTGGATGGATGGcggtttattttgtaaagatCGGATCCCCTGTAACATCAAAACCAACCGCCTCTCGATTGGTCGATAGATAAAACATAATTATACGATTAATAAAAGGCGGGTATAAATTTGAATCCTTTTAtaactaattttaaatatttggacaataataataattttaatatttatacaaacaaaaattttagGATTTGTTCAAGTTGAATCGACCAAATACTCTCAAGTTCAGGTTACAAGATTcacaaatcatttttaactATTTGAAAAAAATCATCTAGATGACGCATGAGATGGCACGTAAATTTCTAACTAACAATTTTCAACtattaagaaaaaaatccaaaaaatatcCACCAAAAAATTGGGTAGAAACCCCGTCTCACAATATTACGTCTAAATAATAcgatataatttaaaaacttatttaaatttattgtaGTTTGTTCTTtcgtgatattttttttatcttatatGAAATTTGTCTATTTGATTtagtatattttatgaaaaaggGATCGATGAATTAAGATATTAGTATTTTACAATGAAATGTCTAAGATTGGTCTGAACTGGGGAGGGACTGATTCAATTGATTAAACTCAAATTTAcggaaatatttatatttgaaaaatacagTCAAAATTGTATGCGTGTTGTGATTTTGATTGGAAGTATGTTATTTACGAGAAAATTGATAGGGCATCATATCAGCCAACCTCGTTTTGTTAATTATCAGATtctttatcaataaaatatagatTATGATATAAGAAATCAGGTATCTTAAGCTTTATTAGTAagatgaaaattaaatatacatacgtccaaaaattattagattattttcatcacaacttaaatatattaaagtGTCTAGAATTGGTATAAGATCCAAACCACAAGCAAATAAACATGATaatgaattatttcttgttagTTTTTGTATACTTGTGCATGttttagaatttttaaaatttcataataaattaaaacacatattaaatatcatca
Coding sequences:
- the LOC108220912 gene encoding uncharacterized protein LOC108220912, giving the protein MAPKKLTDYERKRLDNIKRNAEVLASLKIHSTLNDLSSSAKSQRAKTKSYKVSPKKKVKGESPIVIRRSLRSRGIKPDELSAGGLKDDYTETPNKKAKTIGSSPNKKVKTVDSSRELGPISMRDVYVGKESEDRKFVETMLNVSKGSRDSGGDGLEGGCEGKEIKGLDTMSLEEGNVARVVPGRILSVRVFPSVDRRMVVVGNKFGNVGFWNVDCVDESDGIYVYQPHSSPVSGIVVQPFSTFKMFTCCYDGFIRLMDVEKEMFDLAYSGADSIYSIAQRADDVNSLYFSEGRGELNIWDGRTGKPSSSWGLHETRINSIHFNACNTNMMATSSSDGTACIWDLRKVVADKAEALNTVNHERAVHAAYFSPSGSILATTSLDDSIKLLTGANYENVSKIHHNNQTGRWISSFKGIWGWDDSHVFIGNMKRGVDVISTAEKRCIDTLVSPEITAIPCRFDVHPHKFGMLAGATSGGQVYLWTSSC